A window from Saccharomyces cerevisiae S288C chromosome XIII, complete sequence encodes these proteins:
- the DIA1 gene encoding Dia1p (hypothetical protein; involved in invasive and pseudohyphal growth; green fluorescent protein (GFP)-fusion protein localizes to the cytoplasm in a punctate pattern), whose protein sequence is MGSISRYLLKKAADGLKDEQRLKIEMSDSKSVPECFHFNRERRMPIAEINGEDGFFMFPSQQSLENFENTKKYSNELSPDAIGIPLFQIINCTLPFGKRGHSNTVVGNVPYYKIFKFILRTADEPPPYTVAKIVCSNNGLILYKVPLYDIYKNVSQANVTYSFVGTTSTEPNLLAMAHREGHRDLDTKVNNLNLRWHVTYSPVVTNDHYKLILLADYEVNRLDEDVIRAAKNKMSIDQKDQKVQRFVAAHYTREFETSLFRWVAQEGHLILGEYSTDQGSFGLNNIPPLTEELGCQSLLIHYIEYMKRQRKKIAKEARRQNKRNVANTTNMNMNLM, encoded by the coding sequence ATGGGTTCAATAAGTAGATACCTTCTTAAGAAAGCAGCAGATGGGCTTAAAGATGAGCAGAGATTGAAGATTGAAATGTCCGATAGCAAAAGTGTCCCAGAGTGCTTTCATTTTAATAGGGAAAGAAGAATGCCCATAGCCGAGATAAACGGCGAGGATGGGTTTTTCATGTTTCCGTCTCAGCAATcgcttgaaaattttgaaaacacTAAAAAGTATTCGAATGAGCTGAGTCCAGATGCAATTGGTATTCCATTATTCCAAATTATCAATTGCACTCTACCGTTTGGTAAAAGAGGTCATAGCAATACTGTGGTCGGCAATGTCCCatattataaaattttcaaatttattttaAGAACGGCAGACGAACCTCCGCCTTATACTGTGGCAAAAATCGTTTGCTCAAACAACGGATTAATATTGTATAAAGTGCCTCTTTACgacatatataaaaatgtcAGCCAAGCAAACGTAACTTACAGCTTCGTAGGGACTACGTCTACGGAGCCCAACTTACTAGCAATGGCTCACCGAGAAGGACACAGGGATTTGGACACTAAAGTGAATAATTTAAATCTCAGGTGGCATGTCACTTATTCGCCCGTAGTTACCAACGATCATTATAAATTAATTCTGTTAGCAGATTATGAAGTGAATCGTTTGGATGAAGATGTCATTAGAGCCGCTAAAAATAAGATGTCCATCGACCAAAAGGATCAAAAAGTTCAGAGGTTCGTGGCAGCTCATTATACTAGAGAATTTGAAACATCTCTTTTTAGGTGGGTCGCTCAAGAGGGCCACTTAATTCTTGGCGAGTATTCCACAGATCAAGGATCATTTGGATTGAATAATATCCCACCATTGACGGAAGAACTCGGGTGTCAGAGCCTGCTCATACATTACATAGAGTACATGAAGAGACAacgtaaaaaaattgcGAAAGAGGCAAGGagacaaaataaaagaaacgtTGCAAACACGACTAACATGAACATGAACCTCATGTAA
- a CDS encoding uncharacterized protein (hypothetical protein; SWAT-GFP and mCherry fusion proteins localize to the endoplasmic reticulum; mRNA identified as translated by ribosome profiling data; overlaps the verified gene DIA1/YMR316W), whose amino-acid sequence MTGFKVSSFFYILALSRFFNAGRERACDKLKITVTHLYWFIIRKLLLHEVHVHVSRVCNVSFILSPCLFRNFFTLSLHVLYVMYEQALTPEFFRQWWDIIQSK is encoded by the coding sequence TttaaagtttcttcttttttttatattctgGCATTGTCCCGCTTTTTCAACGCAGGAAGGGAACGAGCTTGTGATAAGTTAAAAATTACAGTTACACATCTATACTGGTTTATTATACGCAAACTTTTGTTACATGAGGTTCATGTTCATGTTAGTCGTGTTTGCAacgtttcttttattttgtctCCTTGCCTCTTTCgcaatttttttacgtTGTCTCTTCATGTACTCTATGTAATGTATGAGCAGGCTCTGACACCCGAGTTCTTCCGTCAATGGTGGGATATTATTCAATCCAAATGA